In Crinalium epipsammum PCC 9333, the DNA window TTTGCTTGCTACGGTAGCCTACCATGTAAGGCTATAGCTAGTAGTTTAGCGCATTAGACAGAGGTAGAATGCTTTCTGTATCAAAAATGCAAAAAGACGTGGGTGGCAAACGAAAACTTGAGCAGATTAGTGCTTACATCACACCTGAGTTAAAAACTAAACTTGAGCAATGGGCTGAGGATGAAGCACGATCTCTCAGTAGTTTGGTTGTTTATTTGTTGCAAAAAGCCGTTAAGGAAAAGGATAAACAACAGAGCGATCACACCACATGATCCAACAACAATAGAACGCTCACACCTGAACAGATTTATATTGGGATTAATTAAAATTTTTTAAAAATGAAAAACTAATAATTTTTAACATTTCTATGCCTT includes these proteins:
- a CDS encoding ribbon-helix-helix domain-containing protein — encoded protein: MLSVSKMQKDVGGKRKLEQISAYITPELKTKLEQWAEDEARSLSSLVVYLLQKAVKEKDKQQSDHTT